Part of the Aquimarina sp. TRL1 genome, ACTTGGATTCCGAATGATTAAAGTAGATCCCAGTGGGGCTCAGCAATGGGTGACAAAAGCAATACAAGGAGGAGTTATGGAATCTAATGCAGATATTGCATATATAGCACATACAACCGGACCGGAAGGAATTAATAAAAATGGGTTGGGAGAGGTGTTTACTGCTGATGGAAATATGAGAATGAGCAAAACATTTGTAGATTTTCTTACGGGAGATCCGCGTTTGAAAATATTAGGAGCCCTGCCGGAGAAAACCGGACAAAAAGATGGAGAAGGAAATGATATTTTGAGAACTTATGAAGAACGTATAGATGCGGCAACCCAAAAAGGACTTCCTAATGGATTGGATGCAGGCTTACTGGAAGATGCTACAGGAGAGACTGATACCTTTGCATATACAGAGCCGAATAGAACTATTATTACCGGAGAGGATGCACCTATGTTCTTTCAGACCTATGCAGAAGTTAAATTCTTATTAGCAGAAGCAGCTGTACGCTGGGGATTAGCCGGGGGAGATGCGAAGGTACATTATGAAGAAGGTGTTGCTGCGGCTATGAAAATGCTTTCCCTTTATGGAGAAAATGCTGTGATTAATGATACAGCGATAGAAGGGTATATTACTGCGAATCCTTTTGATGCATCCAATGCTCTGGAACAGATTAATACCCAGTATTGGGCAGCTACTTTCCTTAATGAATATGAAGCATTTGCAAATTGGAGACGAACCGGGTTTCCTGTATTAACTCCAGTAAACTACCCAGGAAATGAAACAAATGGAACTATTCCCAGAAGATTGACCTATTCTACCAGTGAGCAAAGTAATAATGAAGAAAATTACAATGCTGCTATACAGGCACAAGGGCCAGATATATTGACAACCCGAGTATGGTGGGATAAAGAATAAATAATAATATCATTTGTTTGATTTCTTATGGATTGAGGGAAATAAACAATTTTTATTATTTGAAAAAGGAGCCTGTAACAGGCTCCTTTTAGTTTATGGTATTAGAGATATATAATTTTCTGCTTAATATTTTTTGTACTTTACTTGTGAAAACTATTCTTTTTCTGGGGATTGTGTTTTAAAAACAATACTGATGAGGATAAAGGAGGTAAGGCAACCTACAATAAATAGATCTCCTATAACAGAATAGATGGTAGTTACTCCTTTAGTTGGTAATTGAGTAATTAGAATTTTTCCTTTATCCTGAAAATAATCCATTTCACTAATTGTTTTTCCGGTATAGTCAAAACCGGCAGATAATCCATTACTGGTTTGACGAATTAGGTTAAATCCTTGTTCAATTGCTCTGAATTTGGCCATTTTTGTATGGATTGGATCTATAGCCTTCCAATCATTACTAGGTGCTAATAAAATATCTGATCCTTTTGCTTGTTTCAAGAAGTGAGGAAAGTCCATATCAAAGCAGATGGCAGCTCCGATAGTACCATAAGGGGTTTCTGTTTTCTGAATCCCTACTTGTTTATTATTGCTTATGGATGCTTCGAATCCTGGAACAGGAATTCCTTTCCAATAATCTATCGCTTTATGTCCGTTGGGAGTAAATAATACAAACTTGTTTTCATAAGGTTTGCTTTCGTGTTGATCAATGACTCCTATAGCAATTCCTAAGTAGATGTCCTGTTTCTTAGCGATTTCACTGGCCGTTACGTATAGTGATAGTTCATCTTCCTTGAGTACTAGACCATTCCCTTCTGACCAAAATACAATTTTTGCTCCTGCTTTTGCTTCCTGTATACTTCTTTCAAATAGATTCGAAAGTAATGCCGAAGATTGCTTTTTAAATTTTTCTTTCCCTCCTTCTATTGCTAACCCAAATAAATCATTGTCGTAAATAGCATATTCTTTTAGCAGTGATATCGATGCTATTCGTACAGTATCTGAATCTGCTTTTTGAAATAAGATGCGGTAGCTTCCAAAGAGTGTGGTTATCATAAAAACAATTCCAAAGGTCAGGATACTTTTCTTAATAGCTTTTGAATTAAAATGTTGTAGATAAATCCAATTACATATAGAAGCAAACCAACCGATAAGAAAGGTGATATAACTTAACCCGAATACGGCGATCGATTGTATTAGTATTGATTGAGATTCTTGTGTATATGCAATATGCCCCCAACTACCATATGGATAGTATTTGTGATATACATAACTAATTACTACCGAAGCAATAGGGAATATGAGAGTATGAATAAATTTATTTCGATGGTTGGAAAATAAGATATCGACTAGAAATGGCAAAGCAGAGAAAAGGGCTGGTATGGCCATGCTTATTATATGGAAATGCAATGGAATGGGAAATACATTATAGAACTGGAAAGAGAAGGTAGCTGTCAGAAATAACCAAGAAAAAAGGAAACTGCGAACTGGAGAAAACCGACGGCTGGCAAATAGCAACATGGTCGTTGAAATCCATGGAGCAAAAAACAATGCAAATCTTCCGTTTGCGAATAGAGAAATTAGAACTAATAGAGATAAGAAAATTAATTTGAAACGATGCTCTTTCTTCATTTTTTATATTTTTTTGATTGCTACAAAAATAATTTCAGAAAGTGGTTGATCCCTTATGTTTTCAGGAGTTAGGTATAAAACCTATCGTTTTAGGTACGAATGATTAGATCTCAGAAAGGTTCTTTTTATAATTTTTAGAAACAGGCAGTTCCATAAAGGTAAGAGAGATGGTGTTTGCATCTTTCCAGGACTTAAAATGCATGGGATTTATAAGGTGAGAACGATGAATTTTAACTAAAAATAAAATATCGTTTTCAATTTTTTTTAGGGAAGAACGAATAAGTTTAGAGGCGAGCTTATTGTCCTGTATAAAAAATATCTCTACATAATTTTGCGCATTAGAAATACTTATTAACTCAGACTGCTTGATTTTTAGAATATCAAGCTTATTTTCTCCTTTAATTAGTATCGTATCCTCTTTTACTGGAATTAACCTGATAGAATAATAGCGGATTACCAATACAATTGGAAGCAATACAAAGGCAGCTTTCAAGGTAATGTTAAGACAAAATTCTGTAAAGTTATAGCCTCCGTTTAGAAATGGGCTTTTGTATATTAAATAATTACAGATAGTATACAGCATATAATAAAATAGAATACTGCTTATTTCAAGACCAATATTCCATTTTTTAATTTTGTGATATATTCTATTCTGTAGGATGCTTAGAATTCCATAAGTAATAAAAGAAACGGCATTAAATCCTATACTGATTTTAATCCATGCTTCTAGGTTTAATGTCCCATCGTCGAAGGGTCTAATGATAAAGGCAAATAAAAACCCCCAAAGAGTGATAAAAAG contains:
- a CDS encoding SusD/RagB family nutrient-binding outer membrane lipoprotein; translated protein: MKKSIYIFIAILTCWGCDKGFEELNVDPTKPDQISVVNKLTSVQLFTSGERYENWRANLIYCSTMMQHFATTAGYWSGDKYTWNRGYASSLIDRYYGNAVKTLEDMMVQLDTEEKPAEMKAITRIMRVFVYHRLTDLYGDIPYSEAGKAVIDGVLKPKYDRQADIYADLLKELEESVADLGSGTSEFGDADLMYKGDLATWKRFGNSLMLRLGFRMIKVDPSGAQQWVTKAIQGGVMESNADIAYIAHTTGPEGINKNGLGEVFTADGNMRMSKTFVDFLTGDPRLKILGALPEKTGQKDGEGNDILRTYEERIDAATQKGLPNGLDAGLLEDATGETDTFAYTEPNRTIITGEDAPMFFQTYAEVKFLLAEAAVRWGLAGGDAKVHYEEGVAAAMKMLSLYGENAVINDTAIEGYITANPFDASNALEQINTQYWAATFLNEYEAFANWRRTGFPVLTPVNYPGNETNGTIPRRLTYSTSEQSNNEENYNAAIQAQGPDILTTRVWWDKE
- a CDS encoding nitrilase-related carbon-nitrogen hydrolase: MKKEHRFKLIFLSLLVLISLFANGRFALFFAPWISTTMLLFASRRFSPVRSFLFSWLFLTATFSFQFYNVFPIPLHFHIISMAIPALFSALPFLVDILFSNHRNKFIHTLIFPIASVVISYVYHKYYPYGSWGHIAYTQESQSILIQSIAVFGLSYITFLIGWFASICNWIYLQHFNSKAIKKSILTFGIVFMITTLFGSYRILFQKADSDTVRIASISLLKEYAIYDNDLFGLAIEGGKEKFKKQSSALLSNLFERSIQEAKAGAKIVFWSEGNGLVLKEDELSLYVTASEIAKKQDIYLGIAIGVIDQHESKPYENKFVLFTPNGHKAIDYWKGIPVPGFEASISNNKQVGIQKTETPYGTIGAAICFDMDFPHFLKQAKGSDILLAPSNDWKAIDPIHTKMAKFRAIEQGFNLIRQTSNGLSAGFDYTGKTISEMDYFQDKGKILITQLPTKGVTTIYSVIGDLFIVGCLTSFILISIVFKTQSPEKE
- a CDS encoding LytTR family DNA-binding domain-containing protein, producing MKKLNPSIKHHLLIGLFITLWGFLFAFIIRPFDDGTLNLEAWIKISIGFNAVSFITYGILSILQNRIYHKIKKWNIGLEISSILFYYMLYTICNYLIYKSPFLNGGYNFTEFCLNITLKAAFVLLPIVLVIRYYSIRLIPVKEDTILIKGENKLDILKIKQSELISISNAQNYVEIFFIQDNKLASKLIRSSLKKIENDILFLVKIHRSHLINPMHFKSWKDANTISLTFMELPVSKNYKKNLSEI